GCTCGCTAACCGAATATCTGATGATGTTTTTGCTAGCTCCCCGCAGGGGAGAACAGTCAACCGCCTAGAATCTGGGTCCGCAGAGGACGGGGGGCTGCAATTTGGTTTTTATCGAACGTTTGGGGAAGAGCGTGAAGCTGTTGCGGATTTCATGGAGGAGAAATATCGTGCTGCGCAACGCTGCGATAGTTCTTTTAGCGCAGCGGTTTTAGTGAGGAAAAACGCTCATATTGCGCCTATTGCCGATGTGTTGCGTCAGCGGGGAATTCCGGTTGAAGTGGTTGGTTTAGGTGGGTTGTTGAGTATCCCGGAAATTGAGGACCTGCTGGGATTAGCGAACTTGCTGGTAAATCCGGGGGATAGTCCGAGTGCGTTGAGGGTTTTAGCTGGACCCATGGTGGGGCTAGGGGCAGCAGATATCTTGGCGTTGTCACGTCGGGCGAAGAACCTCTCGGCGCGGGCGCAGGGAGAAACTGATTACTTGTCAAAACCGGAAGGTGATGGTGATGATTCCGCTATCAAGCGGCTAAGAGAAAATATCGAACACGCCAGACCAACAGATCCTATGCTCGCAGCCGGGCTCGGAGACGCCCTTGCCGACCTTGGAGAGAAGGAACGTTATAGCGAGGAAGGGTATCGACGCCTGGCGAAATTCTCCGCGCTTCTTCGACATCTTCGCAGCCGGGGATTGGGCCGCAACGTTACTGATATTTTTGCCGACATCATTCAATTAACCGGGCTAAGAACAGAACTCCTCAGCCGCGAAAATCCCCGAGCCGAAGGAGCAACCGGTACAGTGCACCTACAACGCTTCATGGACGAGGTGGGAAACTTCAGCGATATTCCCGGAGCTCATCTCGGATCATTCTTGAACTACTGCCGTCTGGCGAAGGAATATGACCGGGGTCTTAACCCAGGGGAGGTCATCTCTCGAAGCGATAGGGTTCAAATCCTCACAGTGCATAAAGCGAAAGGCTTAGAGTGGCACCATGTTGCGGTGCTTCATGCTGATAGCAGAAACTACGGTGTTAATCAGGTCTCAACGTGGGTGAAGGCTGCGGACAAGGTTCCCACTATTGAACGTCCAGGAGAGCCACTACCTAAAGGCACTCCGGTTTTGGGTGATACCAGCGGCAACCGCAAGGAGATTGAGGACGCCATCAATGCTTTTACCGACGAGGTCAAAGAAGCCGAACAACAAGAAAACGATCGGTTATTTTACGTCGCCGTCACGCGGGCGGAACAGAGCTTAAGTGTCAGCGCGGCGGCCTGGGACGAACATGCTAGACGTGCTAAACCTGGAACTCCACATCGATTTTTAGAGATCCTGCAACACCACTTCCCAGAAGCTCAAAAGAGTTGGTATCAGGGTGGTGAGCAGGAAAGCGAGGTAGAAACCCCTCCGGAACTTGTTGAGGAAGGGGTATTCCCCCAACTTCAGGTGGACGATTCTCATCAGAGGGTTTGGGCTGATGTCCGTGCTGCCCTTGAGGGGAATCTGCCAGAGCTCGGTTCCCAAGAACTTCATCGCCAGTGGGAAGCCGATGCTGAGGCACTCATCGAAGAATATCGGCAGCAGCAGCAACCAGTGGTGGATGTGCCCTTGAATATTGAGCTCACCGCCAGTGATTTGGTCAATATGCGTCGAAACTCAGAGTGGTTTGCCCGACGTCTACTTCGCCCTGTCCCCTTTAAACCGCAAAGTTTCGCCAAACGGGGAACTCAATTTCACCAGTGGATAGAGAATTTCTTCGGTTCTACCGCCTTAATCGATGAGACCGAATTACCTGGAGCAGATGAACTGATCGATGGTTCAACTTTTCCGGAACTACGCGACGCCTTTATCCACAGCCGGTGGGCATCACTCCAACCGGCCTATGTGGAACA
This genomic interval from Corynebacterium poyangense contains the following:
- a CDS encoding UvrD-helicase domain-containing protein, translating into MSPHNRISATDLAAALSQHFPPTPQQAEVIESPLGPTLVVAGAGAGKTETMSARVVWLVANGLVEPDQVLGLTFTRKAAQQLNQRIRRRLQTLAQPELLRQLDPSGKLKKTLEAIAPSISTYDSFAGNIIREFGLLAPVEPDARLINTSEYIQLAQEVVADYHGDLPDQDSLARVVNKVITLDSELTQQVLSCAEVREESESFRRIIEEAPKAARQRDNLNQTMQKAYDAQQHRVMYLELVERLRAELHRRRLSTFGLQMATAADLAKRYPVVGTTLRRRYRVVMLDEYQDTSHAQRVLLSHLFGQGQDEDLSVTAVGDPMQAIYGWRGATAANLNQFITDFPHGDGSDAEKKQLTVSWRNPGKVLELANRISDDVFASSPQGRTVNRLESGSAEDGGLQFGFYRTFGEEREAVADFMEEKYRAAQRCDSSFSAAVLVRKNAHIAPIADVLRQRGIPVEVVGLGGLLSIPEIEDLLGLANLLVNPGDSPSALRVLAGPMVGLGAADILALSRRAKNLSARAQGETDYLSKPEGDGDDSAIKRLRENIEHARPTDPMLAAGLGDALADLGEKERYSEEGYRRLAKFSALLRHLRSRGLGRNVTDIFADIIQLTGLRTELLSRENPRAEGATGTVHLQRFMDEVGNFSDIPGAHLGSFLNYCRLAKEYDRGLNPGEVISRSDRVQILTVHKAKGLEWHHVAVLHADSRNYGVNQVSTWVKAADKVPTIERPGEPLPKGTPVLGDTSGNRKEIEDAINAFTDEVKEAEQQENDRLFYVAVTRAEQSLSVSAAAWDEHARRAKPGTPHRFLEILQHHFPEAQKSWYQGGEQESEVETPPELVEEGVFPQLQVDDSHQRVWADVRAALEGNLPELGSQELHRQWEADAEALIEEYRQQQQPVVDVPLNIELTASDLVNMRRNSEWFARRLLRPVPFKPQSFAKRGTQFHQWIENFFGSTALIDETELPGADELIDGSTFPELRDAFIHSRWASLQPAYVEQAFDLYLGQHIIHGRMDAVFHNSDGSWTIVDWKTGHIPQGDEMKSASIQLAVYKLAWEEICQRRGEKNPDVSAIFHYVKPNRSIEPDRLYSRSDLERMLGD